In the Plasmodium gaboni strain SY75 chromosome 13, whole genome shotgun sequence genome, AGACgatgaaaatgaagaacAGGAAGACGAGGAAgatgataatgaaaatgaCGAAGACGAAGACGAAGATGAAGTTGAAGTTGAAgatgaaaatgaagatgaaaatgaaaatgaaaatgaagatgaaaatgaagatgaaaatgaaaatgaagatgaaaatgaaaatgaaaatgaagatgaaaatgaagatgaaaatgaaaatgaagaacAAGATAAATATTGTGAATTGATACCTATTTTAACAGATACCTCTGAAGATACATTGacaaaaagaaataatattaatacaCCTAAACATAATGTTAATACAGATTATTTATTAGATAAAActttatatgaattaaaGACACATAGCAATTTAAATATtcgaaaaaaaaattacacTGATAGCATAATAGACAATATGGATCTTACGGAAGAcgtaaaaaatatatttaaagaattcttacattattatatgacTAAAAGACATCCGGATTATCAACttgaattatataagaaaattGAGTTGGATATACAAAAGTACACAAAAAATCACGTAATTTGTAGTATTGTagattttaaaaatatagagAATGATATTGAATGTTTAAAGAACCCCAAATTATTCAAacatatgtattattatgaaGACAGTGAAAAAACTGAAAAGAAAAAGCAAGCAAAActagaaaaaaaaagagaaaaattagagaaaaaattaaagaaggaaaaagaaaaaaaggaaaaacAACAAATAAGAGAAATGCGAAAACAACAAAAAATGGAATTAGAAAAACAAGAACAGGAAAAAGTATATTTGGAGAAAAAAGAACTAAAGGAAAAACATGAAAAAAGTCAAAAGgaaaaacaaaagaaaataaatgataGAAGAAATAAGGTTCTTAGAAACAgatgtatattttaataaactaaatatttaaatttatcatataatcatatttGTCATTcaaatatgtattaaatcacgtatatattttttttccattaAACAATACAACTATTTTTCAgtattttgttttaatttccttttacaaaatttgcattttaattatatatgttttcATACATTACATtgtttaaatatatatatatatatatatatacatattgctatacttatttattaattttcttataaatTTTGTTATGTGTATTCgtttttaaatatacatatataaatgcAATATTATgtcttaatatatataagatataactatttttttaattaatttaatattaaattaataataataataataataagccaaaattatatttcttattttatttttattaaaattcatatgtaaaatattgaatatattttatacacattattatatttttcaaagatttcataatatacttttacaaatatttacaaaaaattataaagatatatatataatactattttataaatataatattccatataaattttcattttatagaaagttatatattttataagaataatagCAATTTAACAAATATTTCGTTCAGTAtcaacaaaataaaaaagattattacattaatataaatatacacgtaggttatataatattttattcgttatcatatataatatacatcAATGATTATTTCCTTGTAAAAACATTTTactattttattatttatttatttattttttttttttttttgttattatatttttctaaaaattttatttttcattgaaataaacattttaataaGTTATAATTtcacatataaaaaaaaaaagttaataattaatattttttaaaaaataatatatacaatgTGTAAGATAAAATACCATgtacaaaaataaattatataacatatagaattaatattaaattacaacaaaaaaaaataaaaaaaaaaaaaaacaaaaaaaacaaaaaacaaaaaacaaaaaacaaaaaacaaaaaaaacaaaaaacaaaaaaaacaaaaaaaaacaaaaaacaaaaaacaaaaaggtgagataaatatatattctcACATTGTATATATTGAATAGACTGtaatgaaattattattattaattttataaataaacaGAAATCATAATTTTAACATAATTTTTCTCTATATCATACTtatgataaattatttttgattctttaaatttaataCTTTAGCATATGCataaaatatcatatttgtcttatttcttttcataCAAGTCTATGTAGTTTTAGAatcttcattatatatatacctttATGTTTATGATAGAGATAgtttattaatttttccattttatcaataaatgtaaaaataaatttttttaatttttcaactgttcttttttttctaattattttataaaatttataagtatatgatttttcatgtgataataatgtttCATTAATTTCGTCCATAAAATCTTCTGATATCTCCTTTCTAAAACAAAACCACTTTTGTTTTTGCATTTCTTCATATTCATCCATATAACTATcaagataaaaatataacttTTTTATCATACGTCCTAAACCTTCCTTTGCTACACATATTGCATGTTTCCATATATTCTCAAGATCTTCATGCGACGGAACTTCTTCTAATGAATTGATAATCTCAAATAATTGTTCTTTGGTTAATGAATTGGTAGTATCATTATAGTTTAAATTTAATGAGTCATTAGATACATTCATTGATATATATCCTGAATCATTAGgattattatgaaaatatatattattctttgACATTTGTTcattatctatattatttacattcatattaatattattatagCGGTTCCTTGATTCATCATCTTTTTTAGttcttatattatttttagGATTTTTACTTTTTACTCTACaattataatcattttgATACTCATCTAAAATTCTTgcatatttattattaatgtGCATGgatgatattattttattctcATATAAAGtctataaaaataaataaaatcatatatatatatatatatatatatataacatattttatattaattatagatctaatgaaataaaaaaaaaaaataaataaatacataattatatgtaattaatatcattcatatttttatctacTTACCATCAATTTTATGGATGAAATTGAAactataaatattaataaatacCTAAAGGTGCAATTTTTATACCAAtatgttctttttttctttttataattttcttcatttaaagtgaatatatatttattttttgtatatttaatatacagaatcttatatattaaaattataaggTTCATTACATTCAgtaaattcatttttatagTAAAAAAACTTATCTTCATCCTTAGTGGTCtagtttattttttttatttttattttttttttttaatattatatatgtgtcTCTACTATAAGAAATAAAGTATTTCATTTTTCCTAAAATCCAATATATATcacattttatataaatatattaccaaaaaaaaaaaaaaaaaaaaatatattaattataattaaaatataaattttagTTATTAATAAgtttttaattataatttcttaaaaaaattattctatacacataatatatatatgaacaattaaatatatattaaaaaatgaaaattttcaattacatatttatttaatataaaataaagaaagACCTTAGAAATTCATTTTTCcttattataaatatatgacTAATCATGTTAATTgttatttaatatatatattacataaaatatttcaattactttaatatatatatatatatatatatatataaatatttataatatatatataaaaatacaaatccataaaaaatattcattgATTATCTaatgaaaatttataattcttaatttaaatatatatatatatatatatatatatatacatgatattaaataaaaaaaaaaaaaaaaaaatatatataatttttaaatataaagcacattttgtttttccttttttttttttttttttttttttttcgcacgagatattaaaaaattattatattaatatttgaataatatttatatattatagctatattttttttctttatctatctatcattattttttttttttttcttttatggttttatataatttaaataaatataacacaaaaatgaaaattaaaaaaaactaattacaaattaatatcttaattaatatttctaacatataataaatatatcttcttttttacactcatatatatttgattcaataaataataaaaaaaaaaacatatagccatgatatatatatatatatatatatatatatatatatatattcctaCAATTTTTCTACaataaatgtatttaattatttagtaataaaattataacattaaattaaaatagctataatttacatattatatatttatgaatataaattataataataaaaaaaattataaatatttcattgGTTCCaagaatattttatatgtaaataaagatattactaattatatatatatataatagaaaaaatcttgaaatcatattttataagtaatattaatatattataaaatacatttttattttaatatgaaaacaattattataaattaatatatttatagtattattatgattcaaaataattataagtgtttattaaatatttatgattGATTACTtgtatattaaataatattaacataGGTATATCTTGGAAAAACACATGTAATAAAAgcataatatatatatatatatcatatattaggttttttcataaaaaaaaataatatctattttattaaaacattttatatatgaaataatatattgttatatataatattatataatatacatagaattatttattattcaatATGTTCATTAACACatgataaataaaaatataaaattctaaaattataagatttaaatatattgttgTACATATACcaaatacaaataaaatatatttgtacTTCTTATAAAATACAATTTCATGTTATAAATTCctattgataataataaataaaattatatatacataaatatatattttatactaaattttttatataataattattttatatttagaataaaattatcacgtaaaaaaaaaaaaaaaaaaaagaattcATTTAAATGGATTAATCCTTATATTCCTATTATGTCGTATTTGTACTTAACGTATgcacataaaaaatatgctaatttttttttttattattttatttctatttatttttttgcattatagaatatttttatgtatattataaatgtatatataaatatatatatatatatatatatgttatttttatacacgtgtttaattatttattattacaacACACTGATATTTAAGTTACAATTATTATAGACCAGTTTAATccttattttataatagtataaaaattattaaagGAATACaaaaattcattttatatcattttgaattattaaaaatcattttaatgattttataaacatacataaataatataattattgtttttttaagcagaataaagaaaaattataaaattttaatatattatattatgaaaaaataaaaaaactttttaaaagaaaaaaataataaaaataaatagaataaaataatataatgtgaaataaatttacataatagcataatttattattaattatttatttgaaaaaaaaatatataccaatttacaaattaaaaaattgatATGACAAATGTATAAactttttttcatttacatatttataaatcattatatatatatatatatatatatatatatatatatatatatatgtatatgtgtTTATGTAacataaaagaaaaaaaaagaaaaaaagttattttataatttatttttaaataaattgaattatttatactaCTGAAATTAATACATATCCCTTTCATTGTAATTGTACTGAGAAAAATCTGAAGCATTTGTCTCTTGTACTTCTTGATTAActaagaaaaaaaataaaataaaataaaataaaataaaataaaataaaataatattatataataattaatataacatatatatatatatatatatatatatatgaataaatacatatttattcatttatttcttaaatatgaaatttccactttatatattaatctTACATATTCGCGATAgattattaaaataattattttcttcaaaaGCTGCTTCCATATTAGATTCTCctaaaatatattcatcattactatataaaaaaatatatatacatataaatatataatataatttatattcttgttaaaaaaataataataatgtaagtaatatataaattaaatgtattgtcatatgtatttattCTTATCCTTATAACCTTTTCCCTATTCTAGTTGCTGAACTCAAAAGTAAAACTATTATAACTAAAATACCACCAGCAGCAAAATACGGCATGTctataaagaaaatataaaacattatataaaggaaaagaaatatatttataataaaaaaaattctttaaattatattaaaatggaaaattaagataattattttaatttagttattttcataatatatatatatggaaCTTACTTGATTGACCCTTGCTGttaaaacatttatattctGGATCGTTCATTTCAGATTTCATacaattataatattctatTGAATAAAAGttaaaatatgttaaaCAATAATCTGAAATTTGGCAAcataatttctttttttcttctttagAACAAGAACCTAATGAACTA is a window encoding:
- a CDS encoding exported protein (hyp12) — protein: MFSSTTNIFFSLVFLVLLLLLSINNNILEKSSEIQERIYNGLYSKHFRLLAEPSSYGSSKKTRKKYEDDDDEDDDDEDDDEEDDDEEDDDEHDDEDEEAEDEEDDDEDEETEDEETEHEETEHEENDDEDEEYEYDVEENQYEYDVEENQYEYDVEKNQYEVDDENEEQEDEEDDNENDEDEDEDEVEVEDENEDENENENEDENEDENENEDENENENEDENEDENENEEQDKYCELIPILTDTSEDTLTKRNNINTPKHNVNTDYLLDKTLYELKTHSNLNIRKKNYTDSIIDNMDLTEDVKNIFKEFLHYYMTKRHPDYQLELYKKIELDIQKYTKNHVICSIVDFKNIENDIECLKNPKLFKHMYYYEDSEKTEKKKQAKLEKKREKLEKKLKKEKEKKEKQQIREMRKQQKMELEKQEQEKVYLEKKELKEKHEKSQKEKQKKINDRRNKVLRNRCIF
- a CDS encoding exported protein (PHISTa); amino-acid sequence: MNLLNVMNLIILIYKILYIKYTKNKYIFTLNEENYKKKKRTYWYKNCTFRYLLIFIVSISSIKLMTLYENKIISSMHINNKYARILDEYQNDYNCRVKSKNPKNNIRTKKDDESRNRYNNINMNVNNIDNEQMSKNNIYFHNNPNDSGYISMNVSNDSLNLNYNDTTNSLTKEQLFEIINSLEEVPSHEDLENIWKHAICVAKEGLGRMIKKLYFYLDSYMDEYEEMQKQKWFCFRKEISEDFMDEINETLLSHEKSYTYKFYKIIRKKRTVEKLKKFIFTFIDKMEKLINYLYHKHKGIYIMKILKLHRLV